TCGACGGGCATGAAACAGCCCCTGCTGAAAACGCGGCAGGCTTTCCACCGAAGCGCCGTCAGCTTCTAGATCCACTTGCATCCGCTCAACGCCCGCTTGTACACAATTCGTTACGATATAACACGCAGCGTGAAATTTTTGTTCAAAAACAACACAAAACCCCCTGTGGGAGCGGGCTTGCTCGCGAATGCGGTGGGTCAGCCAGCTCATTTGTAACTGACCCACCGCATTCGCGAGCAAGCCCGCTCCCACATTTACTCTTCGGCGCCTGCAAGAGCGTGACTAAACCCCCAGAAACACGAGCCATCACTGGTGCAGGCACGGATTAATCGGCACACTCCAACACAGTTTTTCGCGGGTCCACGGACAAGGAAGCGTCATCCCCCATGATTTCGATCTATCAGCTCAAGCCGCGTTTTCAAAACCTGCTGCGCCCCCTTGTGCAGCGCCTCTACGACAACGGCACCACCGCCAACCAGATCACCGTGCTGGCCGGCGTGGTTTCCCTGCTGGTCGGCCTGCTGATCGCCTGCTTTGCCCAATACCTGTGGCTGTTTGCGCTGATCCCGCTGTGGATGATCCTGCGCATGGGGCTCAATGCCATCGACGGCATGCTCGCCCGGGAATTCGGCCAGCAGTCGCGCCTGGGCGCCTACCTCAATGAACTGTGCGATGTGATCGCCGACAGCGCGCTGATCCTGCCCTTCGCACTGATCCCTGGTGTGAGCCTGGCGCCGGTGCTGCTGGTGGCATTGCTGGCGGTGTTCAGCGAATACGCCGGTGTGCTCGGGCCGATGGTGGGTGCATCGCGGCGCTACGACGGGCCGATGGGCAAGAGTGATCGCGCCTTTGTACTCGGCGTGTTGGCCACCGGCGTGGCGCTGGGCTGGCTCGGCGCGGGCTGGGTCGACACGGTGATGTGGCCGGTCGCCGCCCTGCTCGCCTACACCTTGGTCAACCGTGTGCGCCAGGGTCTTAAAGAAACGACTTCCCCTTCTGCATAAGGAATTTGCGATGCGCGAACAGCAAGAGCACACCTTCAGTACC
The sequence above is a segment of the Pseudomonas sp. R76 genome. Coding sequences within it:
- a CDS encoding CDP-alcohol phosphatidyltransferase family protein; protein product: MISIYQLKPRFQNLLRPLVQRLYDNGTTANQITVLAGVVSLLVGLLIACFAQYLWLFALIPLWMILRMGLNAIDGMLAREFGQQSRLGAYLNELCDVIADSALILPFALIPGVSLAPVLLVALLAVFSEYAGVLGPMVGASRRYDGPMGKSDRAFVLGVLATGVALGWLGAGWVDTVMWPVAALLAYTLVNRVRQGLKETTSPSA